The Salmo trutta chromosome 6, fSalTru1.1, whole genome shotgun sequence genome has a window encoding:
- the LOC115195816 gene encoding uncharacterized protein LOC115195816 has product MSSKKTSWRGKCRGSPWPRIKLTCSRQEGGGVGEHVTPPQNTTDIRTGNTMKTEVIYPKIESNDSLFYVPVMVQEIVELQALIDSGSMTCTLSESAEDTLLRCNVIKPESRKPTQVVLVGCGGNQAQPKYEYDLNIDLLDCKMAVSVLVVPGQTDDMIVGSNAIKHIMQQVKKTKWYWDSLSKPAKGDSHGLLLSMLANVNRWHGDKIPDKVGTVMLKQSVTLMPQHEHLVWGKLKEKVPLSVGSTVVIEATTARSAPRNVLVGRTVCPLRGDKWVPMKVINMLDHPIILRRNTKLADVHPCLALEDLELYASHAENPSKVQSALQNVTQAGEECSVSGKRAKKEYLQKLEELGLKEVDIESCEVSDMWKGKLVDLITQYEGIFSRDRLDCGEAKNVIHRIRLKDEKPFRLPYRRVSPSDYQKLRQTLEEMEERGIIRKSSSEWASPLVLVWKPSGELRICTDFRWLNQRTEKDAYPLPHQADALAALGGNCFFSTMDLTSGFYNIPIHEDDRKYTACTTPTGLFEYNRMAQGLCNSPATFARMMTSIFGDHNYLSLLCYLDDLLVFGKTEQEALDRLEMVFSRLKEHNLKLAQKKCYLLRKSVKFLGHIVTAEGIATDPGKVSAINDITAADLMENDGKTPSPTKDRKVSGKEKKENLMARPINV; this is encoded by the exons ATGTCCAGCAAGAAAACAAGTTGGAGAGGCAAGTGCCGAGGCTCCCCCTGGCCCCGCATTAAACTAACATGCTCACGCCAAGAGGGGGGCGGTGTGGGCGAACATGTTACACctccacagaacactacagataTAAGGACTGGAAACACAATGAAAACTGAGGTGATTTATCCAAAAATAGAGAGTAATGACAGTCTTTTCTATGTTCCAGTAATGGTGCAAGAAATTGTAGAACTTCAAGCTCTGATAGATAGTGGGTCTATGACCTGCACGTTAAGTGAGTCAGCTGAAGACACACTTCTGAGATGTAATGTGATAAAACCAGAGTCTAGAAAGCCAACTCAAGTAGTTCTTGTAGGCTGTGGGGGCAACCAGGCACAGCCTAAGTATGAATATGACTTGAACATTGATCTTTTAGATTGCAAGATGGCAGTGTCTGTTTTAGTTGTACCTGGACAGACAGATGACATGATAGTTGGATCGAACGCCATAAAACACATAATGCAACAGGTTAAGAAAACAAAGTGGTATTGGGACAGCCTCTCCAAACCTGCCAAAGGAGATTCACATGGACTTTTACTCAGCATGCTAGCCAATGTGAACCGTTGGCACGGTGACAAAATACCAGACAAAGTGGGAACTGTAATGCTCAAGCAGAGTGTGACTCTCATGCCTCAACATGAACATTTGGTCTGGGGAAAACTGAAAGAAAAGGTGCCGCTATCAGTCGGTAGTACTGTAGTCATAGAGGCCACTACAGCACGATCTGCACCAAGAAATGTCCTAGTAGGACGCACTGTATGTCCTTTGAGGGGTGACAAGTGGGTCCCCATGAAAGTGATCAACATGTTGGACCACCCTATTATTCTCCGCCGTAACACCAAGTTGGCCGATGTGCACCCATGCCTAGCCCTAGAAGACCTAGAGCTCTATGCCAGCCATGCTGAGAACCCCAGTAAGGTCCAGTCTGCCCTTCAGAATGTCACCCAAGCTGGGGAAGAATGTTCAGTTAGTGGGAAAAGGGCAAAGAAGGAGTATCTACAAAAGTTGGAAGAGTTGGGCTTAAAAGAAGTTGACATAGAGTCCTGTGAAGTGTCTGACATGTGGAAAGGAAAACTAGTGGACCTTATTACTCAGTATGAAGGCATCTTCTCCAGGGACCGACTTGACTGTGGAGAAGCAAAGAACGTCATCCACCGTATCCGACTCAAAGATGAAAAGCCTTTCCGGCTGCCgtacaggagggtctctccatCCGACTACCAGAAACTGAGACAGACGCTGGAGGAAATGGAGGAGCGGGGCATCATCCGAAAGTCCAGTAGTGAGTGGGCCTCCCCCCTTGTCCTGGTTTGGAAGCCGTCAGGAGAGTTGAGAATTTGCACTGATTTCAGATGGTTGAACCAGAGGACAGAGAAAGATGCATACCCATTGCCCCATCAAGCCGATGCTCTCGCTGCTTTGGGGGGGAACTGCTTCTTCAGTACTATGGATTTGACTTCGGGATTCTACAACATCCCCATACATGAAGATGACCGCAAGTACACAGCGTGCACAACACCCACGGGTTTATTTGAGTACAACAGAATGGCTCAGGGGTTATGTAACAGCCCAGCAACATTCGCCAGAATGATGACCTCGATCTTCGGGGACCACAACTACTTGTCCCTCCTGTGCTACTTGGATGATCTCCTGGTTTTCGGGAAGACTGAGCAGGAAGCCCTGGACCGTCTCGAAATGGTGTTCTCCCGCCTTAAGGAACACAACCTGAAGCTAGCGCAAAAAAAATGTTACCTCCTCAGAAAATCTGTCAAGTTTTTAGGCCATATCGTCACGGCAGAGGGCATTGCAACCGACCCAGGAAAAGTGTCTGCAATCAACGACATCACAGCAGCTGACCTGATGGAAAATGATGGGAAAACACCTTCACCCACCAAG GACAGAAAAGTAAGCGGAAAGGAGAAAAAGGAAAACCTCATGGCACGGCCCATAAACGTCTGA